From Polynucleobacter sp. MWH-P3-07-1:
GCTATGTTGCAAAACACCGCACTCAGGTACCCGCTGAATTTGCCCAAAAGATTTCTTTAGCAGAGCACCAAAAAGCGGCTGACTATACGATTGCCAAATTGCGTCTAAGTATTTTAGAGAATAGTGTCAGCGCGATTGTTCTGATTGGCTTTACCCTTTTAGGCGGCCTCCAGATTCTCAATCTCATCTTGATTGCCAGCCTTGGCCAGGGCATCATCCAACAGATCGCCTTGCTCGTTTCGATTGTGCTGATCTCCGGCGCAATCGATCTTCCATTTTCTTGGTACAAGCAGTTCTATCTCGAGGAGCGTTTTGGCTTTAATCGCATGTCGAAGAAACTCTTCTTTGTCGACCTCGTTAAAGGCTTACTCATCGGCGGGGTAATTGGTATTCCTTTACTGTGGATTATCTTAAGCTTGATGGCGCAAGCTGGAAGCTTATGGTGGCTTTGGGCATGGGCCGTCCTGACGGTATTCAGTTTGTTAATGCAGTGGATTTTCCCGAGCGTGATTGCACCTCTATTTAATCAATTCCAAGCTCTAGAAGATGGCGCACTCAAAACACAAATTGAAGCACTACTAAAGCGTTGTGATTTTGCTAGCCAAGGTCTTTTTGTAATGGACGGCAGCAAACGCAGCGCCCACGGTAATGCTTTCTTTGCCGGGATGGGCAAGGCCAAGCGGATTGTTTTCTTCGATACCTTGATTGAAAAACTCAACCCCAATGAAGTAGAGGCTGTGCTGGCACATGAGCTCGGTCACTTTAAGTGCAATCACATTCGCAAACGTTTAATCATCTCTTTCGCCTTGAGTTTTGGCATCTTTGCCTTGCTAGGCTGGATTAGTACGCAAGTCTGGTTCTACGAAGATCTCGGCGTGATGCCAAGCATGGATGGTTACAACGGAGGCTTAGCCCTAGCACTGTTTATGCTGGTCTCGCCTGTATTTACCTTCTTCTTTACACCACTAGGCAGCCTCGCTTCTCGCAAACATGAGTACGAGGCCGATAATTTTGCCGCTAGCAAATCATCAGCGAGTGACCTGATCGCAGCCTTAGTCAAGCTGTATCAAGACAATGCTTCAACGCTTACACCTGACCCAATCTATACTGCTTTCTACAGCTCGCATCCACCCGCCCCGTTGCGTATCGCCAATTTACAAAAGAGTTCAGCGAGCTAATGGAGCAATTTCGTGCGCTACTGACGGCTTCTTATGGTCGACATTATTTAGCGCAGCGTTTATCGGTTGATACCTCCGGCAATGAGTCGCCTGAGGGGCCTTTAATTCAAGTCAGCACCCCTGCTAAGCAGCACATTGGCGCCGTGGGAGATCGCATGTTGCTTGAGAGCACATCAGCAGATCAAGCTCGCCTAGTTGAGATCGAGCCACGCCGCAATTTACTTTATCGCTCGGATGCTTTCAAGAGCAAATTAATTGCCTCTAATGTGGATCAAATTTTGGTAGTGCTCGCCACCCAACCGGCCTTCTCGCCTGATCTTTTAGGTAGAGCAGTGGTTGCCGCTGAAGCCAATCAAATTGATTTACATATCCTACTCAATAAGTCTGATCTGCCCGCAAACTTAGCTCATGCCCGCAAACTGATTGAGCCCTATGCACGCATGGGCTACCCCGTGAGCGAAGTCTCAGCCAAGTTTGATAGCGCCTCAATTGAGGCTCTGCGCCCTGCTCTTCAAGGGAAGGTCTCTGTCTTTGTGGGTCAGTCGGGCATGGGTAAATCTAGCTTACTGAATGCTTGGGTACCCAATGCTGCAGCGATTACCCAAGAGTATTCCGTTAGGCTAGACACTGGCAAACATACGACGACAGCCTGTCGCTACTTTGAACTCCCTGAGTCTTGGGGCAAGAATGCAACAGGCAAGCTCGGTGCATTAATTGATTCCCCAGGCTTTCAGGAGTTTGGGCTTGCCCACATGTCGGTTAGCGAGTTGCAACACGCCTTTAGAGAATTCCAGCCCTTATTAGGAAAGTGCCACTTTCATAACTGCGCCCATCAATCCGAGCCAGGTTGTGTAATTCGGGAGGCAGTCGAGAAGAATGAGATCGCACCAGAAAGACTGGCACTATTTAGACAATTACACTCGGATTCGAAAACGGCAGATACGCAGCTACAGGGAATCACCCAAGCCAAAGAGCGATGGTCAGCATTAACAACAAAGCCAACCAAACGATAACTAAGCGCCAAACCAAACCCACTGCTGAACGCATAGTTCTCTCGCTAGGCTCAATACCAATCTCATAAATCTGAGGCTCACCTGCTTCAGCCATCAGCAAAGCTTGATCGCTATCAGGCTCAGTTAAGGGCTCACCCAGACGAACTCCAAGCGCACCGCTACCAGCCGACAGAATCACGGCATTAATAGAGTCAGACCATTTATGCGTTAAATGTCGCCATGCATAGGCGGCGTCTTCAAAATTACCAACGATAGCAAAGCCCATTGCTGTGATGCGTGACGGAATCCAATCAATCACATAGAAGAAGTAGCGAGCGGCTTCACTGAGGTTGAAATCACCCTTAGCAGTCCAACGAGTAATAGCGGTATCTGCTAAGCGATACATCACAATTCCGGCGGGGCCAAGCGGCATCAAGAACCAAAACAGCACCCCAAAGACGTGGCGATGTGCGCCCACAATGGCTCGTTCGAGGGCTAAAGAGATGACTTCAGTTTCATTCAGGTTGCTCACATCTAAATCTGGGCCATACCACTCTGCCAAAGCTGCACGAGCCGCAGGCAGATCATGAATTTCAATGGCTTCATGAACTTTGGTATAGGAGTGACTAAATTGGCGAAACCCAAAAAAGAGGTAGGCAATGATGACGTTCCAGATGAAACCCAGAATCTTGTACTTGAGCATGCAAGCGACATAGATCGCAAAAACAATCACTGTTGGGAGAATAAAAGCAATTGTGCAAGCAATCCGAGCACCCACAGGTGTCGCGCCCGTTTGGTTCTTGCCGCCGAACTCTTTGGCAATCCAATCTAACCAACGATCACTCATCCGCCGAATCCAATGATTAGCGTTGACTGGGCGATATTGCTCAGCAATCAGGGCGATGAGGATAGAGAAGAAAGTCATACTTTTAATAAATGATACAGGTTACGCAACATACCAGCAGTAGCTCCCCAGATAAACCGATTCCCATAGGGCATGGCATAAAACCGACGCATTCCTTGCTCACTTTGCCAGATGCGAACTTGATGATTGGCGGGATCCATCAGAAAACTCAGAGGCACCTCGAAGATGTCTGCTACTTCAAACTCGTCATGAACATATTCTGCCTGAGCCTGAACCAGCCCTACAACCGGGGTGACGCTGTATCCAGATACTGTTAGATACTCGGGTAAATGTCCAATGATTTCGACATTAGCAGGATTGAGGCCAATCTCTTCCTGACTCTCACGCAAGGCGGTCCTTTCAGGGGTGAGGTCCTCGGGATCCATGCGCCCCCCTGGAAAGCTAATTTGCCCAGCATGATCATGAAGATGCTGCGTTCTCTGAGTAAGCAATACCGATAATCCGCCCTCATGTAATAACAGAGGAATGAGCACCGCTGCCTGAGTGATTTTTCCAGCAGCTTGGCGCCTGGCAATAATGTCAGCCGCAATAACGTGGCGGTTCTCATCTGTGATCTCAGGCTGCCATTGCGGAGGATGTTGAAGACGGTGCCGCAATTGATCTGGATCCAAGACTCGAGGAGATACCTTGGGGTCTTGAC
This genomic window contains:
- a CDS encoding CoA pyrophosphatase translates to MSKASSPTPAEHSKLNVAAPLGFDAEAIPIHMQCSQDPKVSPRVLDPDQLRHRLQHPPQWQPEITDENRHVIAADIIARRQAAGKITQAAVLIPLLLHEGGLSVLLTQRTQHLHDHAGQISFPGGRMDPEDLTPERTALRESQEEIGLNPANVEIIGHLPEYLTVSGYSVTPVVGLVQAQAEYVHDEFEVADIFEVPLSFLMDPANHQVRIWQSEQGMRRFYAMPYGNRFIWGATAGMLRNLYHLLKV
- the rsgA gene encoding ribosome small subunit-dependent GTPase A — translated: MEQFRALLTASYGRHYLAQRLSVDTSGNESPEGPLIQVSTPAKQHIGAVGDRMLLESTSADQARLVEIEPRRNLLYRSDAFKSKLIASNVDQILVVLATQPAFSPDLLGRAVVAAEANQIDLHILLNKSDLPANLAHARKLIEPYARMGYPVSEVSAKFDSASIEALRPALQGKVSVFVGQSGMGKSSLLNAWVPNAAAITQEYSVRLDTGKHTTTACRYFELPESWGKNATGKLGALIDSPGFQEFGLAHMSVSELQHAFREFQPLLGKCHFHNCAHQSEPGCVIREAVEKNEIAPERLALFRQLHSDSKTADTQLQGITQAKERWSALTTKPTKR
- a CDS encoding CobD/CbiB family protein; its protein translation is MTFFSILIALIAEQYRPVNANHWIRRMSDRWLDWIAKEFGGKNQTGATPVGARIACTIAFILPTVIVFAIYVACMLKYKILGFIWNVIIAYLFFGFRQFSHSYTKVHEAIEIHDLPAARAALAEWYGPDLDVSNLNETEVISLALERAIVGAHRHVFGVLFWFLMPLGPAGIVMYRLADTAITRWTAKGDFNLSEAARYFFYVIDWIPSRITAMGFAIVGNFEDAAYAWRHLTHKWSDSINAVILSAGSGALGVRLGEPLTEPDSDQALLMAEAGEPQIYEIGIEPSERTMRSAVGLVWRLVIVWLALLLMLTIALWLG
- a CDS encoding M48 family metallopeptidase — its product is MTFTIVFLIAFVASFGLRYWLSQRQIRYVAKHRTQVPAEFAQKISLAEHQKAADYTIAKLRLSILENSVSAIVLIGFTLLGGLQILNLILIASLGQGIIQQIALLVSIVLISGAIDLPFSWYKQFYLEERFGFNRMSKKLFFVDLVKGLLIGGVIGIPLLWIILSLMAQAGSLWWLWAWAVLTVFSLLMQWIFPSVIAPLFNQFQALEDGALKTQIEALLKRCDFASQGLFVMDGSKRSAHGNAFFAGMGKAKRIVFFDTLIEKLNPNEVEAVLAHELGHFKCNHIRKRLIISFALSFGIFALLGWISTQVWFYEDLGVMPSMDGYNGGLALALFMLVSPVFTFFFTPLGSLASRKHEYEADNFAASKSSASDLIAALVKLYQDNASTLTPDPIYTAFYSSHPPAPLRIANLQKSSAS